From a region of the Aeoliella mucimassa genome:
- the mqnC gene encoding cyclic dehypoxanthinyl futalosine synthase, whose product MIAQPTDNSASPSDYDLMEKAVAGERLTYEEGLQLMQCNDLAALGRAADAVTRRLHPESYRTYNIDRNINYTNICTAVCDFCAFYRGPKSDEGYVLPIEEILDKVKETVEIGGDQILLQGGLHHEFKLEWYEDMLRAIKSQFPQVNIHGFSPPEIYHFTKMSKLPLETVLTRLRDAGLGSMPGGGAEILVDRVRKEITRGKVLTDDWLNVMRVWHQLGGRSSATMMFGHVETLAERVEHLERLRQVQDETQGFTAYICWTFQPDNTDMSHIPTVGPFDYLRTTAVSRLYLDNFTNIQASWVTQGLKIGQLAMLHGANDMGSLMIEENVVAQAGTVHFLTLDDIRSAITELGYQPRQRNVFYQLIDKEIESIIATDKTDTNSLPIVS is encoded by the coding sequence ATGATTGCACAACCCACTGATAACTCGGCGAGCCCATCGGATTACGACCTCATGGAGAAGGCAGTTGCCGGCGAGCGACTGACTTACGAAGAAGGTCTGCAATTGATGCAGTGCAACGACCTCGCTGCGTTGGGTCGCGCGGCCGACGCGGTGACCCGCCGGCTGCATCCCGAGTCGTACCGTACCTACAACATCGACCGCAACATCAACTACACGAACATCTGCACCGCGGTCTGCGACTTCTGCGCATTCTATCGCGGCCCGAAGTCGGATGAGGGATACGTGTTGCCGATCGAAGAGATCCTGGACAAGGTGAAAGAGACCGTCGAGATCGGCGGCGACCAAATCCTGTTGCAAGGTGGTTTGCATCACGAGTTCAAACTGGAGTGGTACGAGGATATGCTGCGGGCGATCAAGTCGCAGTTTCCTCAGGTGAACATCCATGGCTTCAGCCCTCCGGAGATTTATCACTTCACCAAAATGTCGAAGCTGCCGCTTGAGACCGTGCTCACACGTCTCCGCGACGCCGGGCTCGGCAGCATGCCAGGCGGCGGGGCCGAGATCCTGGTCGACCGTGTTCGCAAGGAAATCACCCGCGGCAAGGTGCTGACCGACGATTGGCTGAACGTGATGCGCGTCTGGCATCAACTCGGCGGTCGTAGCTCGGCGACCATGATGTTTGGTCACGTCGAAACGCTGGCCGAGCGAGTGGAGCACCTGGAACGCCTGCGTCAGGTGCAGGACGAAACCCAAGGGTTCACCGCTTACATCTGCTGGACTTTCCAGCCTGACAATACTGATATGTCTCATATTCCGACCGTGGGTCCTTTCGACTACCTGCGGACGACTGCAGTCAGCCGGTTGTATCTTGATAATTTCACCAATATTCAAGCGAGCTGGGTTACTCAAGGCCTCAAGATCGGTCAGCTCGCCATGCTGCACGGTGCGAACGACATGGGCAGCCTGATGATCGAGGAAAACGTGGTTGCCCAGGCAGGCACCGTGCACTTCCTCACGCTCGACGACATCCGCTCGGCGATCACCGAGCTTGGCTACCAGCCGCGGCAGCGAAACGTGTTTTACCAGCTGATCGACAAGGAAATCGAGTCAATCATTGCAACCGATAAAACCGACACCAACAGCTTGCCAATCGTAAGCTAA
- a CDS encoding ABC transporter ATP-binding protein, translating to MPSRRMIEVIGLSKVYEDLKLGPRVALDRLSFSAEPGEVFGLLGPNGAGKTTALRILATLIKPTSGTARINGFDCETQPELVRHQIGYISANAAMYDRMTAWEMVEYFGKLHHLDPELLAERMHRLFDRLKMNEIRDVLGGKMSTGMKQKVAIARAMVHEPPVLIFDEATNGLDVLVARSLLDTVRDLRDQGKCIIFSSHIMREVERLCTRIVILHHGRILAEGSLQDLHREHGHDDIEEVFLDLISKEEQRQAEQAQGDSAAMEALR from the coding sequence TTGCCATCTCGACGAATGATCGAAGTCATCGGCCTATCCAAGGTATATGAAGACCTGAAGCTTGGGCCACGCGTCGCGCTCGATCGTCTGAGTTTCTCGGCCGAACCCGGCGAGGTGTTTGGTTTGCTTGGCCCTAACGGAGCCGGCAAGACAACCGCCCTTCGGATTCTGGCGACACTTATCAAACCCACTAGTGGAACCGCCCGCATCAATGGGTTTGATTGCGAAACCCAGCCCGAGTTGGTCCGCCATCAAATCGGCTACATCTCGGCCAACGCGGCCATGTACGATCGCATGACCGCCTGGGAAATGGTCGAGTACTTTGGCAAGCTGCATCACCTGGATCCTGAACTGCTCGCCGAGCGAATGCACCGCTTGTTCGATCGGCTGAAAATGAACGAAATACGCGACGTGCTCGGCGGCAAAATGTCGACCGGCATGAAGCAAAAGGTCGCGATCGCCCGCGCGATGGTGCACGAACCACCGGTGCTGATCTTCGACGAAGCAACCAATGGGCTCGACGTACTCGTCGCCCGCTCGCTGCTCGATACGGTTCGCGACCTCCGCGACCAAGGGAAATGCATCATCTTCTCGTCGCACATCATGCGCGAAGTCGAGCGTCTGTGCACACGCATCGTGATCTTGCATCATGGGCGGATCCTCGCCGAGGGGTCTTTGCAGGATTTACATCGCGAGCATGGCCACGACGACATCGAAGAAGTGTTTCTCGACCTCATTAGTAAAGAGGAACAACGCCAGGCTGAGCAGGCGCAAGGCGATTCGGCTGCCATGGAGGCCCTCCGTTGA
- a CDS encoding ABC transporter permease subunit/CPBP intramembrane protease, with translation MNWDNVKLVWQREIRDQLRDRRTLFVICVLPLMIYPMIGVTFSRMSQFVRQHDATVTVVGYEQLADRSEYPALVSEGKFATELFDNPKEADRIKVHPLNNSENALADARQLLESGSTDLVVHFPDGFAARLDQLREATEKADPTATLSSVGDPPNPKLYYNTEDASQVARGRVQMLLARWQGKIVQSNLAAGRLPLDVTRPFEVKAENVAPEATQQASFWAKLLPFIVFICALTGAFYPAVDLCAGEKERGTLETLLTSPAARNEIVGGKLLTVITFSIGSALCNLASMAFTSQIIINQLNQIAPAGEMPLAAPSLVSIGWLLVALVPMSVVFSAASLALASLAGSTKEGQYYLMPLFLVCMPLMLLPMMPGVELTLATSMVPISGMVLLMQAAMEGKLLLAATYVLPVLVVTFGCCALAIRWAIDQFNQESVLFRDAENFDLITWVRYSYRHRPETPKLGAAVALISLILMAQFLSQSVAIDLQAPGGFEKILLLSQLLCILLPTLVVAYLSSSSLRSTFLLKNPIPWKSIVIAGLLAVAMVPLGTALMELIVYFVPVSSELMDLIAKLGNIEGGPGMSVGKVLLLMAVMPAIIEEFAFRGVILSGFRNRLPAVWAVVLTAISFGVVHATALQQTISAGFLGLVLGYIAVKSKQITPCIAFHMGYNGLQLLRTIFASDLDKQPWAHWVFRQTDSPVVGLSFTPWVLVLMALAAIALLWQFGHHHRQSAGTLGLQDSGSSPMPTAAPAEESGA, from the coding sequence TTGAATTGGGACAATGTAAAACTCGTCTGGCAGCGGGAGATCCGCGACCAACTCCGCGACCGCCGCACGTTGTTTGTCATCTGTGTGCTGCCGCTGATGATTTATCCGATGATCGGCGTCACGTTCAGTCGGATGAGTCAGTTCGTGCGTCAGCACGATGCTACGGTCACCGTGGTGGGGTACGAACAGCTGGCCGACCGCAGCGAGTACCCTGCGTTGGTGTCGGAGGGCAAGTTTGCGACCGAGTTGTTCGACAACCCGAAAGAAGCCGATCGCATCAAGGTGCACCCGCTGAATAACTCGGAGAACGCGCTGGCCGATGCCCGGCAGTTGCTCGAATCGGGATCCACCGACTTGGTGGTCCACTTCCCCGATGGTTTTGCCGCCCGGCTCGACCAGCTTCGCGAAGCGACGGAAAAGGCCGACCCAACCGCCACGTTGTCGAGCGTTGGCGATCCACCGAATCCTAAGCTGTACTACAACACCGAAGATGCCTCGCAGGTGGCTCGCGGCCGCGTGCAGATGCTGCTCGCCCGCTGGCAAGGCAAGATTGTGCAGAGCAATCTCGCGGCAGGTCGCTTGCCGCTCGATGTGACCCGGCCGTTCGAAGTGAAGGCCGAAAACGTGGCCCCCGAGGCGACGCAGCAAGCGTCGTTCTGGGCGAAGTTGCTGCCGTTTATTGTGTTCATCTGCGCTTTGACCGGGGCGTTCTATCCCGCGGTCGACTTGTGCGCCGGCGAAAAGGAACGCGGCACCCTCGAAACCCTGCTCACGAGCCCCGCGGCTCGCAACGAGATCGTCGGCGGCAAGTTGCTCACGGTCATTACCTTTAGTATCGGTAGCGCGCTCTGCAACCTGGCGAGCATGGCATTCACCAGTCAGATTATCATTAATCAGCTCAATCAAATTGCTCCAGCCGGCGAGATGCCGCTTGCTGCTCCTTCGCTGGTGAGTATTGGTTGGTTGTTGGTCGCTTTGGTTCCCATGTCGGTCGTGTTTAGCGCGGCCAGCCTGGCTTTGGCTTCGCTCGCGGGAAGCACCAAAGAGGGCCAGTATTATCTGATGCCGCTGTTCCTGGTTTGCATGCCATTGATGTTGCTGCCGATGATGCCGGGCGTGGAACTCACCCTGGCGACCAGCATGGTGCCGATCAGCGGAATGGTGCTGCTGATGCAAGCTGCGATGGAAGGCAAGCTGCTGCTGGCTGCCACCTACGTGCTGCCGGTGTTGGTGGTGACTTTCGGTTGCTGTGCATTGGCCATCCGCTGGGCGATCGATCAGTTCAATCAAGAGTCGGTGCTGTTCCGCGATGCGGAGAACTTCGACCTCATCACCTGGGTGCGGTACTCCTATCGTCATCGTCCTGAGACCCCCAAGTTGGGGGCAGCGGTGGCCTTGATTAGCTTGATACTCATGGCTCAGTTCCTTTCGCAAAGCGTCGCGATCGATCTTCAGGCCCCCGGTGGGTTTGAAAAAATCCTGCTTTTGAGCCAGCTGCTCTGTATTCTGCTGCCGACTTTAGTGGTCGCTTATCTGAGTTCCAGCTCGCTTCGTAGTACTTTTCTGCTAAAGAATCCGATTCCGTGGAAGTCGATCGTGATTGCTGGCTTGCTAGCGGTCGCGATGGTGCCGCTCGGCACCGCCTTAATGGAGTTGATTGTCTACTTTGTGCCGGTCTCCTCGGAGCTGATGGACCTTATTGCGAAGCTCGGAAATATCGAGGGCGGCCCCGGGATGTCGGTGGGCAAGGTGCTGCTGCTCATGGCCGTTATGCCTGCAATTATCGAGGAATTTGCCTTCCGCGGGGTGATTCTGTCGGGTTTTCGGAATCGGCTACCAGCAGTTTGGGCGGTCGTTCTCACGGCCATTTCCTTCGGGGTTGTGCACGCAACTGCTTTGCAGCAAACGATTTCCGCCGGATTCCTCGGGCTGGTGCTGGGGTATATTGCTGTAAAATCAAAACAAATTACGCCTTGTATCGCGTTTCATATGGGGTACAACGGGTTGCAGTTGTTGCGAACGATCTTCGCTAGCGACCTGGACAAGCAACCATGGGCACACTGGGTGTTCCGGCAGACGGATTCCCCGGTCGTTGGTCTGAGTTTTACCCCTTGGGTGCTTGTACTCATGGCCCTGGCGGCGATCGCTCTCCTTTGGCAATTCGGACATCACCACCGCCAGTCGGCGGGAACGCTCGGATTGCAGGATAGCGGTAGTTCGCCTATGCCAACTGCTGCGCCCGCCGAGGAGTCGGGGGCGTAA
- a CDS encoding amidohydrolase family protein, translating into MIRHSVMERTATAIRARIVFPVAAPPMFDGVVHIEGGKVVQVSAKPPAGVPITDLGDVALFPGMVNAHTHLDLSDRKHRIGRAGNKMSDWVRQVINERTTPKKKLVAVGNGAAQSIRHGVTTLADIATYDPLELSTNECGPRSVRFHEVIGFSQARAPSAHSGMVKKLKRSKAEGMPELEGVIMEGVAPHAPYTVSPPLLRNLVNTAAEWNVPVAFHLAESQEELDFLTTGAGGFQEILEERSMWDPWAVPRGSVPLDYLRILTRAHKALVIHGNYLERKELAFLARHRDSMSMVYCPRTHNYFQHAPYPLEVALQLGVRVALGTDSLASNPDLSILNEMRIAAARHPRVPTETILEMGTLAAAHAMGLGHLVGALSPGRYADMTAVPIPDGVPDAHQDILHAVLGDTTPPCQTWLSGETVDG; encoded by the coding sequence ATGATCCGACATTCTGTAATGGAGAGAACGGCCACGGCGATCCGTGCCCGTATTGTGTTCCCTGTCGCTGCTCCCCCGATGTTCGACGGTGTCGTCCACATCGAGGGAGGCAAGGTCGTGCAAGTCAGTGCGAAACCTCCGGCCGGCGTGCCGATCACCGATTTGGGTGATGTGGCCCTGTTCCCCGGTATGGTGAATGCCCATACGCACCTCGATCTGTCGGATCGAAAGCACCGTATCGGCCGTGCTGGCAACAAAATGTCCGACTGGGTTCGCCAGGTCATCAACGAGCGAACCACTCCGAAAAAGAAGCTGGTTGCGGTTGGCAACGGTGCAGCCCAGTCGATTCGCCACGGTGTAACCACCCTGGCCGACATCGCTACGTACGACCCGTTGGAACTGTCGACCAACGAGTGCGGTCCTCGCTCCGTGCGGTTCCACGAAGTTATCGGTTTCTCCCAGGCCCGGGCACCATCGGCCCACTCCGGCATGGTCAAGAAGCTCAAGCGAAGCAAAGCCGAAGGCATGCCCGAGCTCGAGGGCGTCATCATGGAAGGCGTTGCTCCGCACGCCCCCTACACGGTGTCGCCGCCGTTGCTGCGGAACCTGGTGAACACGGCCGCCGAATGGAACGTGCCGGTCGCTTTCCACCTGGCCGAATCGCAGGAAGAACTCGATTTTCTCACCACCGGTGCTGGCGGATTCCAGGAAATCCTCGAAGAACGCAGCATGTGGGATCCATGGGCCGTGCCACGCGGGTCGGTGCCGCTGGACTACCTGCGTATTCTCACCCGCGCCCACAAGGCCCTGGTGATCCACGGCAACTACCTGGAACGCAAAGAGCTGGCCTTCCTGGCTCGCCACCGCGATTCGATGTCGATGGTCTATTGCCCGCGGACTCACAACTACTTCCAGCACGCACCTTACCCGCTGGAAGTGGCCCTGCAGCTTGGCGTCCGCGTGGCGCTCGGTACCGATAGCCTGGCGTCGAACCCCGACCTGAGCATCCTGAACGAGATGCGAATCGCAGCGGCCCGCCATCCTCGCGTGCCGACCGAAACCATCCTCGAAATGGGCACGCTGGCTGCCGCCCACGCGATGGGGCTGGGCCATCTGGTCGGAGCCTTGTCGCCGGGACGTTACGCCGACATGACCGCGGTGCCAATCCCCGACGGAGTGCCCGATGCTCACCAGGACATCCTGCACGCAGTACTCGGCGACACCACCCCGCCCTGCCAAACCTGGCTGTCCGGCGAGACCGTCGACGGTTAA
- a CDS encoding DUF2239 family protein → MADEENTYTSFKGYQRVASGDLSSMLLETKEHIETSGEESLLIFEDTTGRQVEFDFRGTADEVLERHGAAKPRVGPGRPKLGVTAREVTLLPRQWDWLEQQPKGISATLRKLVDEARKQEPNRERARRLRDAAGKFMWAMAGNLPDFEEASRALYANDFSSLQAKISDWPTDIREHITRLLDQCAELQEAAGE, encoded by the coding sequence ATGGCGGATGAAGAGAACACGTACACCTCGTTTAAGGGGTATCAGCGAGTCGCCTCGGGCGATTTGTCGAGCATGTTGCTCGAGACCAAGGAGCACATCGAGACTAGCGGAGAAGAATCGCTGCTGATATTCGAGGACACCACCGGACGGCAGGTGGAATTCGACTTCCGCGGCACCGCCGACGAAGTCCTCGAACGCCACGGCGCGGCCAAGCCCCGCGTCGGCCCGGGCCGCCCCAAGTTGGGAGTCACCGCCCGCGAGGTTACCCTTTTGCCACGGCAGTGGGATTGGCTCGAGCAGCAACCCAAAGGCATCTCGGCCACGCTTCGCAAGCTGGTGGACGAAGCTCGCAAGCAAGAGCCCAATCGCGAGCGGGCGCGGCGACTTCGCGACGCGGCGGGCAAGTTCATGTGGGCAATGGCCGGCAACCTGCCCGACTTCGAAGAAGCCTCGCGGGCGCTGTACGCCAACGACTTCAGCAGTCTGCAAGCGAAGATCAGTGACTGGCCAACCGACATCCGCGAACATATTACCCGGTTGCTCGATCAGTGCGCTGAATTGCAGGAAGCGGCTGGTGAGTAA
- a CDS encoding SulP family inorganic anion transporter, with translation MNKNLRPKLIDCLRGYDSRAFLADLLAGATVGLVALPLAMAFAISSGVAPEVGIYCAVVAGFLISALGGSRVQIGGPTGAFVVVVFGIVADHGLNGLFVCTIMAGLMLVALGITGLGAAVRFIPRPVVIGFTNGIAILIASTQIKDFFGLQIENVPGEFLDRMRVLAANLSSLSLSATLVASVALLVVVLCRKYVKRVPGAIVAMLLGTVVVWLLGIPVETIGSRFGGIPSGLPTFALPEFHTSMIGPLLVPAFTVAMLGALESLLSAVVADRMSGDKHNPNVELVAQGLANIASPLFGGLPATGAIARTATNVRSGARTPVSGMIHALVVLSVLLFAAPLASYIPLAVLAAILLMVAYNMGEWHEIPKLLKMSKADISVWLVTLLLTVFADLTVAVQVGMVLAGLLFIRKVSMTTTVTKVTGEYVEDGRLHSLRDKQIPDYVTILRIHGPFLFGTTDKLTELFDHLETFAPIVVLRLRNMTAIDATGLLTLEDLADKLHASGRQLVLCGAREQPALRIQQAHVLAHIGRENVCPHIHAALERADAIHHEQQSLTVEVTT, from the coding sequence TTGAATAAGAACCTTCGCCCCAAACTGATCGATTGTCTGCGGGGTTACGATTCGCGGGCTTTTTTGGCCGACCTGCTAGCAGGCGCTACGGTCGGGTTGGTTGCGTTGCCGCTAGCGATGGCGTTTGCCATTTCGTCGGGCGTGGCCCCCGAAGTCGGTATCTACTGCGCGGTCGTTGCTGGCTTTTTGATCTCGGCGCTCGGTGGTTCTCGCGTGCAAATCGGCGGGCCCACCGGGGCTTTTGTGGTGGTCGTGTTCGGCATCGTCGCCGACCATGGGCTCAACGGGCTGTTCGTCTGTACGATCATGGCCGGGCTGATGCTCGTCGCGCTCGGCATCACCGGACTCGGCGCCGCAGTGCGGTTTATCCCTCGCCCGGTGGTCATCGGCTTCACCAATGGCATCGCCATTCTCATCGCTAGCACGCAGATCAAGGACTTCTTTGGGCTGCAAATCGAAAACGTCCCCGGCGAGTTCCTCGACCGCATGCGGGTGCTGGCCGCCAATTTATCGAGTCTTTCGCTATCGGCCACCTTGGTGGCTAGCGTTGCCTTGCTCGTGGTGGTGCTCTGTCGCAAGTACGTAAAACGCGTCCCCGGGGCAATTGTTGCCATGCTGCTTGGCACCGTGGTTGTATGGCTCCTAGGCATCCCGGTGGAGACCATTGGCTCGCGATTCGGCGGCATCCCCAGCGGACTCCCCACGTTTGCACTACCGGAATTCCATACGTCGATGATTGGCCCGCTGCTGGTGCCCGCGTTTACCGTGGCGATGCTCGGGGCGCTCGAATCGCTACTGTCAGCCGTGGTGGCCGATCGCATGAGCGGCGACAAACACAATCCCAATGTCGAACTTGTCGCCCAAGGCCTGGCGAACATCGCTTCACCGCTGTTCGGCGGATTGCCCGCGACGGGGGCCATCGCCCGCACGGCCACCAATGTACGCTCCGGCGCGCGAACCCCGGTCTCCGGCATGATCCATGCCTTGGTCGTACTTTCGGTGCTGCTGTTCGCCGCCCCGCTGGCTTCGTACATTCCGCTGGCGGTGCTGGCGGCGATCCTGCTGATGGTCGCTTACAACATGGGCGAATGGCACGAGATTCCCAAGCTGCTCAAGATGTCGAAGGCCGACATCAGCGTTTGGCTGGTCACGCTGCTGCTCACCGTGTTCGCCGACCTCACGGTCGCGGTGCAAGTCGGCATGGTGCTGGCTGGCCTGCTGTTCATTCGCAAGGTGTCGATGACCACCACCGTGACCAAGGTCACCGGCGAGTACGTGGAAGATGGTCGCCTGCACAGTTTGCGGGACAAACAGATACCCGACTACGTGACCATTCTGCGGATTCACGGGCCGTTCTTGTTCGGCACCACCGACAAGCTGACCGAGTTGTTCGATCACCTCGAGACCTTTGCTCCGATCGTCGTGCTACGACTGCGGAACATGACCGCCATCGACGCGACCGGTCTGCTGACACTCGAAGATCTAGCCGATAAACTCCATGCGTCGGGACGGCAACTGGTGCTCTGCGGCGCCCGCGAGCAGCCCGCGCTCCGCATACAGCAAGCGCACGTGCTCGCCCACATCGGCCGCGAGAACGTCTGCCCCCATATCCACGCCGCGCTCGAGCGGGCGGACGCGATCCACCACGAGCAGCAGTCACTGACGGTCGAAGTCACCACCTGA
- the tkt gene encoding transketolase, whose protein sequence is MSTATESIDQLAINTIRTLSMDAVQAANSGHPGTPMALAPIAYEVWANQMTYDPAAPLWPNRDRYVLSCGHASMLIYSMIHLAGVHEVDASGKSTGKKSLTVDDLKQFRQFGSKTPGHPEYKHTAGVETTTGPLGQGCANSVGMAMAQKWLASRYNKDGFDLFDYKIYVQCSDGDLMEGVACEAASLAGHLKLDNVCWIYDDNEITIEGDTSLAFSEDVAKRFEGLGWTVCRVDDANDLSALSKAIELFKQDTHGPTLIIVKSVIGFGAPNKAGTHGAHGAPLGEEEIAGTKKNYGWPNEKFYVPDGVEEHFTATLGARGAEAREKWEALLADYRKQYADLAGELDAILAGELPAGWDKDLPVFPADEKGMATRSSSGKTLNALAPNLPWLIGGSADLAPSNNTNLTDAGDFGPKSYAGRNLHFGIREHAMAAAGNGMALAGLRTYVATFFVFSDYLRPSMRLSSIMGLPLVYVFTHDSIGVGEDGPTHQPVEQLSAARGIPHLIVLRPGDANECVEAWKVAVTSKTQPVALVLTRQNLPTLCREKFAPAAGTAKGGYVLADAKSGKPDVILIATGSELSLAVEAYEQLTADGVAARVVSMPSFELFEQQDAAYRESVLPAAVKNRVGVEAGIRQGWDRYLGFEGTFIGMNDFGASAPYSLVYEDRGITTAAVVEAAKNQLA, encoded by the coding sequence ATGTCCACAGCCACCGAATCGATCGATCAACTCGCCATCAACACCATTCGCACGCTCTCGATGGATGCCGTGCAGGCCGCCAATAGCGGTCACCCTGGTACGCCGATGGCTCTGGCCCCTATTGCTTACGAGGTTTGGGCCAACCAAATGACGTACGATCCCGCCGCCCCGCTGTGGCCCAATCGCGATCGCTACGTGCTCTCGTGCGGGCATGCTTCGATGTTGATCTACTCGATGATCCATCTGGCCGGCGTGCACGAAGTGGATGCCAGCGGCAAATCGACTGGCAAGAAATCGCTGACGGTCGACGATCTCAAGCAGTTCCGCCAGTTCGGCAGCAAGACTCCCGGTCACCCTGAGTACAAGCACACCGCGGGGGTCGAAACCACCACCGGCCCACTCGGCCAGGGGTGTGCAAATAGCGTCGGCATGGCGATGGCCCAAAAGTGGCTCGCGTCGCGTTATAATAAGGATGGTTTCGACCTATTCGATTACAAAATCTACGTGCAGTGCAGCGACGGCGATCTGATGGAAGGCGTTGCCTGCGAAGCCGCTTCGCTCGCTGGGCACTTGAAGCTCGACAACGTCTGCTGGATTTACGACGACAACGAAATCACCATCGAAGGCGATACGAGCCTGGCGTTTAGCGAAGACGTCGCCAAGCGGTTCGAGGGCCTCGGCTGGACGGTCTGCCGGGTCGACGATGCGAACGACCTGTCGGCGCTATCCAAAGCGATTGAACTCTTCAAGCAAGACACGCACGGTCCCACGCTAATTATCGTGAAGAGCGTGATCGGCTTCGGTGCTCCCAATAAGGCCGGCACCCACGGTGCCCACGGCGCCCCGCTCGGCGAGGAAGAAATCGCCGGCACCAAAAAGAACTATGGCTGGCCGAACGAGAAATTCTACGTGCCCGATGGAGTCGAGGAGCATTTCACCGCGACTCTTGGTGCCCGCGGAGCAGAAGCTCGCGAGAAGTGGGAAGCGCTGCTGGCCGACTATCGCAAGCAATACGCCGACCTGGCGGGCGAACTCGATGCGATCCTCGCCGGCGAGCTGCCTGCGGGTTGGGATAAGGACCTGCCGGTCTTCCCGGCCGACGAAAAAGGCATGGCCACCCGAAGCTCGTCGGGCAAGACACTCAACGCCCTCGCGCCGAACCTGCCTTGGCTCATCGGCGGTTCGGCCGACTTGGCTCCTTCGAACAACACCAACCTCACCGACGCCGGCGACTTCGGTCCCAAGAGCTACGCGGGCCGCAACCTGCACTTTGGTATTCGCGAACACGCGATGGCCGCCGCCGGCAACGGCATGGCCCTCGCTGGTCTGCGGACCTACGTCGCCACGTTCTTCGTGTTCAGCGACTACCTGCGTCCGTCGATGCGGTTGAGCTCGATCATGGGGTTGCCGCTCGTATACGTGTTCACCCACGACTCGATCGGTGTCGGCGAAGATGGTCCCACTCACCAACCGGTCGAGCAACTCTCGGCCGCGCGAGGCATTCCACACCTTATCGTCCTGCGTCCTGGCGACGCGAACGAGTGCGTCGAGGCCTGGAAGGTGGCTGTCACCAGCAAAACCCAGCCGGTCGCTCTTGTATTGACTCGTCAGAACCTGCCGACGCTCTGCCGCGAGAAGTTTGCCCCGGCCGCTGGAACGGCCAAAGGTGGCTACGTGCTGGCCGACGCCAAAAGTGGCAAGCCCGACGTGATTCTGATCGCCACGGGCAGCGAACTTTCGCTCGCCGTGGAAGCCTACGAGCAACTCACCGCCGATGGCGTCGCCGCTCGGGTAGTGAGCATGCCATCGTTCGAACTGTTCGAGCAGCAGGACGCTGCTTATCGAGAAAGTGTGCTGCCGGCCGCGGTGAAAAACCGGGTGGGCGTCGAAGCGGGCATTCGCCAGGGCTGGGACCGATACCTCGGTTTCGAGGGCACTTTTATCGGCATGAACGACTTTGGTGCCTCGGCTCCGTACAGCTTGGTCTACGAGGATCGCGGTATTACCACCGCTGCGGTGGTCGAAGCCGCCAAGAATCAGCTAGCCTGA